A genomic stretch from Edaphobacter aggregans includes:
- a CDS encoding winged helix-turn-helix domain-containing protein, whose amino-acid sequence MRGIFTPQEFHFGDFTLDQSNYRLQRGTHFLRLEKLPMDLLILLVQRRGELVSREEIAESLWGKDVFVDVDHSINTAVRKIRVVLRDDPDKPRFVETVVGKGYRFTAPVITSNGNSNLQVQPPPPPAQAPASPVVQPARQRVLSTRLLAALLAAVVLAMAAATLWLQRTERFWRNPIADARFQTITDFGGVEQAAAVSRDGHFVAFLSDRDGPMDVWVTQVGSGQFHNLTRGSAPELANPSIRTLGFAPDGSLVTYWVRRQDSSSGYAIGTWAVPTLGGEPKPYLEGAAEFDWSRDGSRLAYHTPGPGDPLFVSDGTQRPEGRPIFTAPAGLHSHFPLWSADTKFIYFVQGTLPDKLDIWRIPSVGGTPERITSHNTRVSYPVLLDRRTLMYLATDSDGSGPGLYSVDVEHRIPHRLPSGFDRYTSLSASADGRRLVATLASPKRTLWRLPIADSATEMSAAVPISLTTSTGFSPRLGSDYLVYVSATGTTESIWKLANGTGTELWSGQGARIFGGPAISADGRYIAFSVSQHGQTLLYVMQADGTNARIVSDSLNLQGAPAWSPDGQSITSAVLDHGVPHLFRVPVDGHPPTSFLRDYSVDPAWAPEGRLVVYSGPDIGTTFSVKAATGDAAPHPLPALTLTRGARHLAFLPGGRALVVLRGDIQHKDLWLIDLDTGSERQLTHLPSDFDIHDFDISPDGHEVVLEREQERSDVVLLDLPRP is encoded by the coding sequence ATGCGGGGGATTTTTACGCCCCAGGAATTCCATTTCGGCGATTTCACGCTGGATCAGTCGAATTACCGGCTCCAACGGGGCACACACTTCCTGCGTCTGGAAAAACTCCCCATGGACCTGCTGATCCTGCTGGTTCAACGGCGCGGGGAATTGGTATCGCGCGAGGAGATTGCTGAATCCCTTTGGGGCAAGGACGTCTTCGTTGATGTCGACCACAGCATCAACACCGCCGTCCGCAAGATCCGCGTGGTGCTGCGCGACGACCCCGACAAACCTCGATTCGTAGAAACCGTAGTCGGCAAGGGATACCGCTTCACCGCTCCGGTCATCACCAGCAATGGCAACTCCAATCTGCAGGTACAGCCGCCACCACCGCCAGCTCAGGCACCTGCAAGCCCTGTCGTTCAACCTGCCCGGCAGAGAGTCCTTTCCACCCGCCTGCTGGCTGCGCTCCTGGCAGCAGTTGTACTGGCAATGGCCGCCGCAACGCTCTGGCTCCAGAGGACGGAGCGCTTCTGGCGAAACCCCATCGCCGACGCACGATTTCAGACCATCACGGACTTCGGCGGAGTGGAGCAGGCCGCTGCGGTCTCACGCGACGGTCATTTTGTGGCGTTTCTGTCGGACCGGGACGGACCGATGGACGTCTGGGTGACGCAGGTGGGTTCCGGGCAGTTCCACAACCTGACCCGCGGCAGCGCGCCGGAGCTCGCCAACCCGTCGATCCGTACTCTGGGGTTCGCGCCCGACGGCTCTCTCGTCACGTACTGGGTTCGCAGGCAAGATAGCTCAAGCGGCTATGCCATCGGCACTTGGGCAGTCCCCACGCTGGGCGGAGAACCGAAACCCTACCTCGAAGGCGCGGCCGAATTCGACTGGTCGCGCGACGGATCACGACTCGCATACCACACCCCCGGCCCCGGAGATCCGTTGTTCGTATCAGACGGCACCCAGCGACCCGAAGGTCGGCCCATCTTCACTGCCCCCGCCGGACTGCACTCTCACTTTCCTTTGTGGTCGGCCGACACGAAATTCATCTACTTCGTCCAAGGCACCCTCCCAGACAAATTAGACATCTGGCGCATCCCTTCAGTTGGAGGAACTCCCGAACGGATCACGTCGCACAATACGCGCGTAAGCTATCCGGTCCTATTGGATCGGCGAACGTTAATGTACTTAGCTACCGACTCCGATGGTTCGGGGCCGGGGCTTTATAGCGTGGACGTCGAGCACCGCATTCCCCACCGTCTGCCCTCTGGCTTCGACCGGTACACGTCGCTGTCGGCCAGCGCAGACGGTCGCCGTCTGGTTGCCACGCTCGCCAGCCCTAAGAGAACGCTCTGGCGTTTGCCCATCGCTGATTCAGCCACGGAAATGTCGGCGGCCGTTCCAATTTCGCTAACGACCAGCACGGGGTTCTCCCCGCGACTGGGCTCCGATTATCTCGTTTATGTTTCTGCAACTGGCACGACCGAGAGCATCTGGAAGCTCGCCAACGGAACTGGCACCGAGTTGTGGAGCGGTCAGGGCGCGCGAATCTTCGGCGGCCCGGCAATCTCTGCCGATGGACGGTATATCGCATTCTCCGTCAGCCAACACGGGCAAACGCTCTTGTACGTGATGCAGGCCGACGGCACGAACGCTCGGATCGTCTCCGATTCGCTCAACCTGCAGGGCGCCCCAGCCTGGTCGCCCGACGGACAATCCATCACCTCTGCAGTGCTTGATCACGGCGTCCCACATCTCTTTCGAGTGCCTGTCGACGGCCATCCTCCCACCTCTTTTCTCCGGGACTATTCAGTTGATCCCGCGTGGGCGCCCGAAGGACGCCTCGTCGTCTACTCGGGACCCGACATAGGCACCACGTTTTCGGTGAAGGCCGCCACCGGCGACGCCGCACCGCATCCTCTGCCGGCCCTGACCTTGACTCGCGGAGCCCGACACCTCGCCTTCCTGCCTGGAGGACGCGCACTCGTGGTCCTGCGAGGAGACATTCAACATAAGGATCTCT